tcttcaaaattgtttttgaatattCTCCATTGCATGTGTCGTTCTCTCATTACACCTTCAGCCCACTAATGTGATTCCCTAATGGCCAATCCTGATGCAACACATGGCCTTCTAAGATCGTAACACCCAGAAAAATAAACACCTGCAAGAATGACCTAAAATGGGGATCTACAATAGGTTTTACAAACTGGAAGATTTTCTTATATCAAAGAGTCTAGACTTGAccagtctttggatcctatttagattaatataacCTAGCTCTAGataccaaatgtttaattagtaTTAGGTTTAATCCTAAGATTTGACTTTTCTCATTACTTGGTaaagtgataatggaatacatataaaagataaagaCATTACCTTCCACTAACCTGCACAACTATCCTTGCAATTGAAGTTAAGCTAAGTATAATCTCATCATTTAACattctcacttgttgaatacCTTGTAAGGACTTACAAACAGTAGGCTTAGAATCTATTCACTATAAATGttgaaatccaccactaaatattcaacaacgacaaaatgatgtatactttcctttttccttagATGAATGGGGCATTCTttttctagtgtcctaaaaggtcacaaaaGAATTAGCTAACCTTGAGCTTGCTTTCTAATTCCTTCTCTTGAACTTCCTTATTTAGTGTTATTGTTATTCTTCTTAGTAAAAGATCTTGAAACAACTTTGACTCCCATATGAACACCTCTATGTTCTTTGAGAATCCTCTTAACCATCCTGAATGAAATTGGCAAGGTCTAAGATCATATGAACTTTGGTGTTCACAATAGTCCTAAGGGTAGCTTGTCTAAGTTGACATATCTTCATCACCAAATAACCCTTGTAAACTAGAAAGGAAATATCAAAATCCTTGGTAATAGTCATGCGTtgctattgcaacacattatccaaagatccaagtattaGACACTTGGTCTTCTGATTTGTCTAATACCACCTTGATATTTCACTCTTTCCTTTTGCTGGGTTAGTTCGTAAGGAATAGCTAGTTGTACCTAAACTAGCTTCTATGCAATTAATTACTATATCTAGaataaaattaagttcaaaTGATTAGTCGGGTTAGGTCCAAGTGAGAAAAAGAGTGATAATAAATAACCGACATGATatctgtaaaaaaaaataaaataaaaccattcATATGAGATAGTTAAGCATTCAAGGCAACtgataattaatttagcaaaaatgtagtaCTTTCAAACTACATATCCTTTTCAAaagtatcctagtatcataagaatcaagcctataGTGGGCAAGTCATGATCTTATTTCTAGTTAGAGACCCTCTTAGATTGATCTCACTACCCTAACCATGAAAGGTATCTAAAGGCAAGATCAACATAGACTATGCAAGTGGGACATAGATTATGCAAGTGGGATCACAATGGATGATTCAACCATTTCATAtccaatgaaaaatatataaccATCATCCTTAAcctatcaatgtcaccaagtaagGAACCCCGCCAGTGGAGTGGTTGCTCCCACTATAGACATGTTTAATCTCATCCTAATGGAGActccatatcccttgatttcTAGGGCTCAACTCACCAAAGGGGTGATGATAAGCCCAAATCAAGATGAGCTTGACAATGGAGGCCATGGGCTTGGCTAAAGCcctctcccacttaatcttttaAGATAgataaaagcattttaaatcATTAGTAATTactttaatgaataaattatatattttgagaatttaaaaaaaatatttatttccaaattgGAAAGCAAGTGTAATAGGAGAATGTCAaccatgaaaaattttaaattttcatgagagtgtttttcaaaataaattttgataaaatatctactctcaaaatttaaaaatctattttcataaagtTATCATTCTATAcacaattctaattaataaatattttatctaaaaaatgtttcaaagaaatttatttctatcaaattactaagccttttggtaattatcttttaatgataaattatctctaataaaaatttctaaaatatttatttttcaaattagaaactctagtgtaataaggaaattaccaatttatgagattttgaaaatcttgagaGCACATTATCCAAGAAAGGAGCTTTAgcttttcatattcaaaattcctcACAAATTTACTTTCCTTGTCCTTACACCTTTCCAATCTAAAAAGTATTCTCATGGAaactttagaaaatttatttcattaaatactaTCAAAATCACAACCtttttagtaattccttaattgataaaatattctctataaaaaacttcaaaaaaatgtttatgtccttaaaagtaattaaacaatccattgtggaaagtattttcaaaattttttatatctccattaaattactaatagtttccaaaattattttagtaaccCTCCTTATCATAAACTCTCTATTATGACATTTTTCAAAtccattatttatcttttaaactaGGACTCCTATGCTAAAAGAATTGCTCTCATATTCCTTATCCTTGAATTATCATATCCAAATTGAACGGTCTCCTCCTTCTTTAAGGGGAAAAGCCTGGAGAACCACTTATCCATAATCAAGTAGATGGTTTCAAAAGGAATATCATTCTCATTAGCAACaaccaatttaaataattaatcttagaaaaaaattcttatgaAAATTACTAAGAAGaccaaaatacatttttttttagatttaaacatttaatttggtaaaatttttaattattaattatcaatattgaatttccaaaattaacttattttctttaaatcaaaatcttgtgcaaaataggaaaaatattattttaaaaagaattagatAAACAAGagctttttttattaaaaaaaaaagattttattcttagagatttcaaagatttgataagattttaaataaaattaaaatctttaagaatgaattttaaaaaggaaagaaagcacttaattctttttcaacttatcttttcttaaaataaaaatttttaaccaTGCACGTtacaatttaaataagttttccaattttgaaaaattcatgaaaattgatGTAACTCAAAAcaagtcctaattgattaattaaccacataggctcatcaaattaattaattagtccaatCTAGATAATTTGATCATGTTGGAATCTTTGAACTAAGCAATGGAagtaatatcaattttttaaaaaaaattgatattttagcgttaaagtactaacctttaggtttgatGTTCCCAAAACTTAAATTATAAGTGTTAAAGACGACTTTAAAGTTGTTGAAGGTCTCGTAAACCCAGGATCTTTTGCCCAATGACTCAACCTTCTTCTTAGTACACTTTCAGGGGGGAGGAAaggagggtggaggctatgactctttTTTCCCCTGTCATTCTAAATTAAACCTAGCTAGTATtaaaaaatgaccaaaatgACTGCTTAtgtaaatcatttttcttaacttatATGTAAatgtgattttaataaaaatcaaacttttaatATACAAGTGGCTTTGTAgctaattttaataaaatcctttttaaaatattgtcttcatatgataaataaaatgataaatatttttaacaataaacaagtcataaaaagttttttaaaactcaagACTTGTTTGgtaatggttttaaaatcaaattttttacatGTTTCAAAGCACGATGActtgaaaaataagtgaaatttattctcataaagACATCATTCCCGTGTTTCAATGATTCTCAAAATAACTAATAGTGAAAATgtccaaaatttgttttaaataaattttcaaaaatttgcttgggcaaaaaaattgtttaatatgtTTTTGATATTGGaaacctttattttttattttttattttttttattttttcttttataaaagataGGAAACTAATTTGAATAGTAGTAACAAAACATCTCTAACCctgtttggtaatttttttttttaaaaaaaaaacagttatgaaaaataggttttgagaacaaattttgaaaattgttttatgatgttttatagaacaaaaatctattttagaACCTGAAATAtctttaacctatttttaatatttttaaaaatatttgttatatctagtactttatttttaatcattttatatacttgtataatcatttttttaaaataatcctaaaaaaataagtgaaaatatcaaaaaatagtttttagttgtcgaaggtattttctttctttttttttttttgttgtgcaaaacaaaaatatgttctagagaacaaaattctgttttcgaaaacaattgcCAACCAAGACAGGACTagtctctcctctctcctctcttctctctttttggggtggggggggggggggtttgcAAGGTAGACCATTTATTGAAgtaaatttttagttaattaaaattttgaaaatgttaatattattcttattttgacacaaaattttcaaaatacagttttcaaacataaaattctatttacagatgatgaattttttattcaaaaacttGATTTCGGATATGGGTTTTTGATCATATAAATTGCATATAAGCACATTTGCTTGCTTCCACAATTGGATTCAGTAATGGGGTGGATTTATATTTGCATTttggggtttttctttttggtgggGGACAAAGATTGTTGGTAAATTTATGAGGTTGAGAAAGGTATACTATAGATTCAGTTCTGTTTCcatctttagaaaaaaatgagcccttgatgacatgaacaagaCAAGCAGGTCTAGTCTTGGATTTGATCCATGTCTTTGTACCATAGACATTACTACATCAAGTGGCTACCACATTTTGTGTTCTTTATTCATTGCTTTATGGTTAATGGGTTCTATTCGGATAAGCTTTTTACATGATGATTCTTGGCTCGGCCAATTGGGAACTTTTGGGATTAGATTTTGACTGTCTTTGTTGTTTGAGGATTTCGATGATGCTTATGCTATTATTGTTGTCTTAAGGACTTGGATTGTGGTTTTGCTCTGTTCACCCTGTATCTTAAATTTGATTCACTAGTGTAACAGAgtatcaaataagaaaaaaatctgaggatttttctcaaATTGATTGAAATAATTGTTTAGATGTAGTAGCTGAAGCCATAGTTATTGGGCTCGAAGTTATGTATTTCTGCCGTTTCCAGGCAATTTGCTACTCCAGAGATGTATATCATCTTTTAATGGTTGGTCACAGGAAGTAGGTGGAATCTTAAATTTACCTGAAAACTTCCACCTGCAACAGGACTTTTGTGGATGACTTCCAGCTTCATTTTCAAAACGTATGAAGTCGACAATTTCCCAACATTAATGGGATGCTGTACTGTATAATGCGCTGGAAAATCTAATACCCAGATCATTTCAAGTTAATTACAGCTAATTTTTATCTGTTCAATGGCTTGAAAGATGATATCAGTGGTCATGAGCAGGTGGTTTCCACTGAAGCCAGAGCAATGTACAATGTTGGATTAGCAGGGTTGACATTTTGGTCCCCAAACGTCAACATATTCCGAGACCCCAGATGGGGAAGAGGCCAGGAGACTCCAGGAGAGGACCCACTGCTTTCAAGCAAGTATGCATCAGGTTATGTCAGAGGCCTGCAACAAAGCGATGATGGTAGCCCTGACCGGCTTAAGGTTGCTGCTTGCTGCAAACACTATACTGCCTATGATTTGGATAATTGGAAAGGAGTTGATCGCTTCCACTTCAATGCAGTGGTAATTTTCGTTTGAAGTATGTTCCATTACACTAATATTTCTGTTTTGTACTACCAACACTCTTGCATATTCTGTTGGGTGAGTTAGGTGACAAAGCAAGATATGGATGATACATTTCAACCCCCATTCAAAAGCTGTGTTATTGATGGGAATGTTGCCAGTGTTATGTGTTCTTACAACCAAGTTAATGGGAAGCCAGCTTGTGCTGATCCTGATCTCCTCTCAGGGATTGTCCGAGGCGAATGGAAACTAAATGGGTATTATGAGTTCTACCTAATCTATAAATACCATTTACAGTTTGGCTGAGCTAATGCTCTGTTATATTTACATGAATCTTGGGCTGCTGCAGATACATAGTTTCGGATTGTGATTCAGTAGATGTGTTCTACAATTCTCAACACTACACCAAGACACCTGAGGAGGCTGCAGCCAAGGCTATATTGGCAGGTGACTTCACTGCTTACATCTTTAAATTTATGGCTTCATGTACATTAATACAGCATAATTCTTGACTCTGAACAATACTAAATAGTATGATTTATGCAAATAGAAATGCTTAGTGGTTAGTTGCTAAAGGGGTTTGTGTTGTTGCTGTAATGCAACAGGGTTGGACCTCAACTGTGGATCTTTCCTTGGCCAACACACTGAAGCTGCAGTGAAAGGTGGACTTGTGGATGAGTCTCCAGTTGATAAAGCTGTCTCCAACAATTTTGCTACACTGATGCGACTTGGCTTCTTTGATGGCAACCCGAGTAAGGCAATTTATGGGAAGCTTGGTCCAAAAGATGTGTGCACATCAGAGCACCAAGAGCTGGCTCGGGAAGCCGCCAGGCAAGGGATCGTGTTACTTAAGAATAGCAAAGGATCCCTACCTCTGTCTCCCACTGCCATCAAAACCTTGGCAGTAATAGGACCCAATGCCAATGTCACCAAAACAATGATCGGAAACTATGAAGGTATTCAATGATTAGTGCAATCTCACTATGTATCTCTGCATTCTCCTCAACTAGCCATGTGGCCAAATGATTCAAGTATTGTTACTTTTGCTGATATTATTGGAAAGTTTTGCAGGCACCCCATGTAAATATACAACCCCTTTGCAGGGCCTAACGGCCTTGGTTGCAACTACGTATTTGCCGGGATGCTCCAATGCAGCATGTGGCACTGCACAAATAGACGAAGCTAAGAAAATAGCAGCAGCAGCAGATGCCACGGTTCTTATAGTCGGTATTGATCAATCTATAGAGGCGGAGGGCCGTGACAGGGTCAACATTCAGCTTCCAGGACAGCAGCCACTTTTGATAACAGAAGTTGCCAAGGCATCCAAAGGAAACGTGATTCTTGTTGTAATGTCTGGAGGGGGATTCGATATATCATTTGCTAAAAATGATGACAAAATTACAAGCATCCTGTGGGTCGGTTACCCTGGTGAAGCTGGTGGAGCTGCCATAGCAGATGTGATCTTTGGTTTTTACAATCCAAGTAAGTCCATCTCTCCTTGGATTAGTTTTCAACTTATCAgacatttttcattttggtatAAGTCTTATGACCATGAATCATTATCTTTCAGGTGGAAGGCTACCCATGACATGGTATCCTCAGTCGTATGTAGACAAGGTTCCGATGACAAATATGAATATGAGACCAGATCCTGCCAGTGGCTATCCTGGTCGGACTTACCGGTTTTACACTGGGGAAACCATTTACACATTTGGAGATGGACTAAGCTATACCCAGTTCAACCACCACCTTGTTCAAGCACCTAAATCAGTCTCAATCCCCATAGAGGAGGGTCACAGTTGTCACTCATCAAAATGCAAGTCTGTGGACGCTGTGCAGGAAAGTTGCCAGAATTTAGCCTTTGATATCCATCTAAGAGTCAATAATGCGGGAAACATAAGCGGAAGTCATAcggttttcttattttcttctcccccATCAGTACACAACTCACCCCAGAAGCACTTACTGGGCTTTGAGAAAGTCTTTGTGACTGCAAAAGCTAAAGCCCTGGTGAGGTTCAAGGTGGATGTTTGCAAGGATTTGAGCATTGTTGATGAGCTTGGAACCCGAAAAGTTGCCTTAGGACTGCATGTGCTTCATGTGGGAAACTTGAAACACTCCTTGAATGTGAGGATTTGAATACTCTTCCAGCAGAAAAAATGCTGGTCTTCAAATGAAAAGGGTAAAGATCAAGATGGAAATTGAACTACAATAAGTTGAGAGAGTTAAagcaaattctcaaaaatatgTCATTTGGCCCCAATTtgttcaaatcaaaattttgaaatccaaatgaagtttccattttgaaatttcttcCTGTTTTCCTGTGTGTTGTAGAGGTGGAAAAAATGCATGGTTTCTCAGTGTAGACAAGCAAATTATCAATACCCAAGTTTAATTGAGTTTAATTTGAACTTAATTGTGAATTTCAAGTCTACAAGCAAACTGCTTCAAATAATCTgctgtttttaatttattgaaaaacaagtttttgttGGGTTGGCTGGCTTAAAATGCCTGGTCAAGGGTTGGCTTCTGTGGAACAACTGCTCTGATCTCTTATCTCTTATCTCATATCTATAGATTAGAGTTTTATCTCTTTTGATTCAAGAGCAATGTTTTACCTCAATCCATTAAAATTCAACATTGGGTTGATTAAAGGCTGTGAGTCTTTGTTTGActgagaataaaaattaaattccaaagGCTTATTATTGAGTTATAAGTTCTAATGGCGACAATCTTTTCTTAATAGAGGTATTTGTGCCTcaacttatcattttttttttcataaaaaaaaaaggagattcaTTTTGTATTGATATAAGGTGGAAAAATTTGActttgttttgattgtattttttttttccttttagatcTTTAGTTTTTGCAACACTCAAATCCAACTTCTtactcaaaatcaattttaaaaatttcttgtatttattgacttaaaataTATCAAACCACTTTAATTTCATAACAATTCAATTTACCATAAATTAACAAAGttgttataaagaaaaattgaataaaactaAGATACGAATGACCCAAAATTTCGGTAAGaggatgtttatttttttagttttttttactgaaaacaatttattttttatttatgttttttttttttactttttcgtgatttattataaatttttggttgaataggaaaaaaattaaaatatttgactttttctaaatagaaaaagaacatattgatttttctttattttttaatatttaatagaaataagatattataaaaataaataatctaatcCTTAATACTGTtacactatttagttttaatttctatttaaaattaaaaaaaaaaacaaacacaagatGCTGAAGTGATCatttacaatataaataaaaagtagaatTTCTTAAATAGATTATTGTTGGCCTTGTACTTGAGGCTAGTAAGGTTTATTACACCAGTTAATTCTAGTTGCCAATTGCCTTACTCCATTATTAAGATAAATCATTCCATTCTTTGTTATCCGGTAATTTCTCGAATGGGGTTTTGGTTTAAAAGTTCATTTATGAAAGGAAGTTGAAATTTGAAAGGATTTAAGTCAAGAAAAGATTAACTAAGGTGGAAAAATTTTGTATTGATATAAGgtggaaaattttgactttattttgattgaaaaattcttttttattttttttcttttttccttttcgaTCTTTAGTTTTTGCAACACTCAAATCCAACTTCTtactcaaaatcaattttaaaaatttcttgtatttattgactaaaaatatatcaaaccaccttaatttcataataattcaATTTGCCACAAATTAACAAAGttgttataaagaaaaattgaataaaactaAGATACGAATGACCCAAAATTTTAGTAAgaggatgtttgtttttttagtttttttactgaaagcaatttattttttataaatgttttattattattattttactttttcgtgatttattataaatttttggttgaatagaaaaaattaaaatatttgactttttctaaataaaaaaagtaacatattgatttttttttattgtttaatagaaataaaatattataaaaacaaataatttaatccttaatactattaaacactatttagttttaatttctatttaaaattaaataaataaataaaaaacacaagaTGCTCTATTTTAGGAAGTGATCatttacaatataaataataagtagAATTTCTTAAATAGATTATTGTTGGCCTTATACTTGAGGCTAGTAAGGTTTATTACACCAGTTTATTCTAGTTGCTAATTGCCATACTCCATTATTAAGATAAATCATTCAATTCTTTGTTATCCGGTAATTTCTTGAATGGGGTTTTGGTTTAGAAGTTCATTTGTGAAAGGAAGTTGAAATTTGAAAGGATTTAAGTCAAGAAAAGATTAACTAAGCAAAAAAGAACATTATTACACACCTTTTCAATAATGGTTAATCTTTAATATTGAAAGCAAGCTTTGAagttaatatttgaaataaattcaCTAGTAATGATTGATAATCTACCGGATAATCAATCGTTATTATGAATATCAAAGATAAGATTGAATTGAAATGTTAAAGTTTTATAggacatttgttttttttttgttttactagttgttgaaaataatttgttttcagattttaaatgtttttttttttaatttaatttattacttattcttaaatatttttcatagaataaattaaaccaaaatatttatttttcttttaatgaaaaaagtaacatttttAAACCCACACAAAAATCTAAACCCCCAATCCTTGTCATCATAACGAGTCTCCCCATCCTTTATCACCATCCTATTTCATCACTTTACTTGAACCACCaccttctttctcttcttccacGGCTTCAATTTCAATaacctttaaaataatttctattattttaaaatttttagaaatatgttaaattattttttatcaaataagaattaattttaaaattatttttcttaatacattAAGATGTTGATTTTTAGCATATAAAagacaaacaacttaatactcgataaaaataaaatattaaaaaataaacaatttaatatttaataatattaagtactatttagttttaagttaagTTCCATTggaattaagttaaaaaaaaaaaaaaaaatccagcaCCTCAACgaatgtttaatcattttgGAAAGAAATGCAATGATAAATCCTTGGtccatttaatattaaatatttatgtgtTAAGCTAGAACAATTAAAAGCTAGAACAATCCTTGGTCCATTTAATATTGCAAGGATTCAATCATCTTTAACATCTACGATTGTCCTATGTACAAAGAGGGTAACAACCAAATTCCTAaggatatgtttggttttggaaagcactaaaaaaaaaaaatcagggaaaataattttcttatatttgatttcactatgaaaaatataaaataaaataaatatatatttaaaattaattagaaatttacgtattttaaaattatttaatttttaaataatgaaggaaaattagtaaaatggtttgaaataacatatcaaattaatttattggcttaaaaaattttttattctattttctttcattttttctttactctatttttttctctttattttcttctccttatattttctcttaaattttgtgggaccaaatatagcctaaggGAATTCCAATGCAAGGTTATAAACATTCTGTAAGCACATAATAACATTACCGCTAATGTGTGGCTGGAAACAACCCACTTGTCTTCATTTCAACCTAACTACATAAACCTTAATGCAAATACTGGTGGCATATGCAAAATGAAGTAAGGGACACTGATCATTCACATGCAAAGGAAACCTAAAGGTTGTTTAAGTTAATAACATCTTATTTGCTCCTCTTTGACTGAGATATAAAAGGCTGGGAGGCTAAttttgataagtttttcttctctttttctttatcctatatgaaattttttaggcTATAACATAAAGCTAGTAAGGTTGAATAGAATAGGTAACTCTAGGTTAGCGAATCTTGGTAATCTTCATCACAAGTAGGAAAGATTTTAgtttaaaacttataaaatCCTATGACAAAGTTGTATTAATCCTTATGAAGGAAGAGATATATCTTTTATTAATCCTTATGAATTATGATATTAATGGGTAGTTATACTCAATGGAGTTAATATGTTAAAATTCAAAGTTGGTGACTGTTTGAtgaagttattaaatatatgaataagatGCATGGTGGGTTGTGGGTCATGTGCTGGACTTTGtgatacatatatacaaataatcaTGGTTTGAAATATTACGAAATTTCAGTGATATTTCGCTTATGTCGATCAACAGATCGATAAGTTCAAACTTAGGCAAAAAGGCTTGGGTTGAACCTTGGTTACCACTAGGCCAAGTCCACgtttataaatatatgtttacaataaatatattgaagttcattattaaaaaaaattaattctaattattttattttaaaatttatattaattgattaataaaagtataaaaatcattattataattttcttaacaagtcttttttttatatcatttatatgataattaaatataaaaatataaatattttaaaaattatatatgtatcatcatttataatgcatttgaattaaataaattatagttttaatattaaatgtattatcatttatctcattaatcctattttgaaaaacactatcacttcacttttaaatttttatatttatcattttaattttatttaattttgaatgtttttattttaaaatattaaaaatacaaatttcttcaaaaaaaaaatactcagatatatcaataataataatgaatttctaatattttataaattaaaattaatttgataagataaataataaattattaaaaccgATATATCCCTTTTTACCGATATTTTTCTCCTTGACCATACctatatcaattacacttataaaataactttaatgtgtgtatttttacttattttatcattttttggagtttttccaaATAATTCCATGAATTTTGCATAATTTTCGCCTCACccatatttttgtcaaaatctcCATCAATATTTTGCcaatatatttgtgtttattaatatttcaaacCATGCAAATAACTAACTCCAGCATAAGACTCATGCATAAACAACATTGTAAATGGTGATTATTGTAGATGGTGCTTTAGGGCACAGGAAATGGTGAATCCTGCATTGGTATTGAACGTGACTAAGAAttggaaaaaacaagaaaaaaatagagattgACACCAAGGAAAGGTTGGCCTTATAATTTAAGGAGGCATGATTGTTGGGTGAGAgcccttagaaaaaaaaaaaaaaaaaaactgattttagCATTGCTTTAGGTGCACTTGTGAATGAATGAAGGAGCAATAGTTCTTGGGTAAGAGCCCTTATAGAAAGAAGAGTAAAGTACCTTAGAGTGAAAGatctaaaacatatttttggaAGATCTTAGTTAGATAGTAGGGGTATAGATATATGTCCCTAAAATACAAGTTTAAATGGCCAATGCTATTGTGAGATTGGTGTATTTGAATTTCCTTGGTTGATGATGCTTATGGTGCTATTATTGATACCATATGATTTGAAATGTTATGCTACTAATTGTACATACTTATTGAATACATCACTTGGCACtttataacttaaattttaacataaaatcatTCTCTACTAGGTTGTGTAATTTATCCCTTCAACTCATTTTTCAACTTTA
The window above is part of the Vitis riparia cultivar Riparia Gloire de Montpellier isolate 1030 chromosome 12, EGFV_Vit.rip_1.0, whole genome shotgun sequence genome. Proteins encoded here:
- the LOC117927371 gene encoding beta-xylosidase/alpha-L-arabinofuranosidase 2-like; its protein translation is MYNVGLAGLTFWSPNVNIFRDPRWGRGQETPGEDPLLSSKYASGYVRGLQQSDDGSPDRLKVAACCKHYTAYDLDNWKGVDRFHFNAVVTKQDMDDTFQPPFKSCVIDGNVASVMCSYNQVNGKPACADPDLLSGIVRGEWKLNGYIVSDCDSVDVFYNSQHYTKTPEEAAAKAILAGLDLNCGSFLGQHTEAAVKGGLVDESPVDKAVSNNFATLMRLGFFDGNPSKAIYGKLGPKDVCTSEHQELAREAARQGIVLLKNSKGSLPLSPTAIKTLAVIGPNANVTKTMIGNYEGTPCKYTTPLQGLTALVATTYLPGCSNAACGTAQIDEAKKIAAAADATVLIVGIDQSIEAEGRDRVNIQLPGQQPLLITEVAKASKGNVILVVMSGGGFDISFAKNDDKITSILWVGYPGEAGGAAIADVIFGFYNPSGRLPMTWYPQSYVDKVPMTNMNMRPDPASGYPGRTYRFYTGETIYTFGDGLSYTQFNHHLVQAPKSVSIPIEEGHSCHSSKCKSVDAVQESCQNLAFDIHLRVNNAGNISGSHTVFLFSSPPSVHNSPQKHLLGFEKVFVTAKAKALVRFKVDVCKDLSIVDELGTRKVALGLHVLHVGNLKHSLNVRI